A portion of the Micromonospora tarapacensis genome contains these proteins:
- a CDS encoding winged helix-turn-helix domain-containing protein: MTVPRLDPVIHAPHRLHICSLLTPLDEAEFQVLREALGISDSALSKHIKQLEDAGYLRLRRATLNGRRRTWAQLTPTGRRAFAAHVDALTEIASLAHSSQ; this comes from the coding sequence GTGACCGTGCCCCGCCTCGATCCGGTCATTCACGCACCCCACCGCCTGCACATCTGTTCCCTGCTGACCCCTCTAGACGAGGCCGAGTTCCAGGTGCTGCGAGAGGCGCTCGGGATCAGCGACTCGGCACTGTCCAAACACATCAAACAGTTGGAGGATGCAGGCTACCTCAGGCTGCGCAGGGCTACGCTCAACGGTCGCCGGCGGACGTGGGCGCAGCTTACGCCTACCGGACGGCGGGCCTTCGCCGCACATGTCGATGCGCTGACGGAGATCGCATCGCTCGCGCACAGCTCCCAGTAG